The following are encoded in a window of Mycobacterium sp. ELW1 genomic DNA:
- a CDS encoding cutinase family protein, producing the protein MNTPLARTVNATKAGALTAVALFAVVAGLVAGPAATANAAEDSCAAVEVVFARGTFEAPGVGATGQAFVDALSARLPGRTVEAYGVNYPASLNFGQAVDGVADAANKIQSVATECPSTKIVLGGYSQGAAVAGYTTSSTVPAGITLPASISGPLPASVASHVAAVALFGTPDDWFLGLADRNAPPISIGGAYAGKTVQLCATGDPVCYPGGLDRSAHSSYKSNGMADQAADFVVSKLGGPAPAATLVQTAAQVDAAN; encoded by the coding sequence ATGAATACACCACTGGCCCGCACGGTGAACGCCACCAAGGCCGGCGCTCTCACCGCTGTCGCGTTGTTCGCAGTCGTCGCCGGTCTGGTGGCGGGCCCCGCCGCAACCGCGAACGCCGCCGAAGACTCGTGCGCCGCAGTCGAGGTCGTCTTTGCGCGCGGGACGTTCGAGGCGCCCGGCGTGGGCGCCACCGGCCAGGCGTTCGTCGACGCGTTGAGCGCGCGGTTGCCGGGTAGGACGGTCGAGGCGTATGGCGTGAACTATCCCGCGTCGCTGAACTTCGGTCAGGCAGTCGACGGTGTCGCGGATGCGGCCAACAAGATTCAGTCGGTCGCGACGGAATGCCCGTCGACCAAGATCGTGCTGGGCGGCTACTCACAGGGTGCTGCGGTCGCGGGCTACACGACGTCGAGCACGGTTCCGGCCGGAATCACGTTGCCCGCCAGCATCTCCGGACCGCTGCCGGCATCCGTCGCATCCCATGTGGCAGCGGTGGCGCTGTTCGGCACCCCCGACGACTGGTTCCTGGGCCTGGCCGACCGCAACGCGCCCCCGATCTCGATCGGCGGTGCCTACGCCGGCAAGACCGTTCAGCTGTGCGCCACCGGCGACCCGGTCTGCTACCCGGGTGGGCTGGACCGCAGCGCCCACAGTTCCTACAAGAGCAACGGGATGGCCGATCAGGCAGCTGACTTCGTGGTGAGCAAGCTCGGCGGCCCCGCTCCGGCGGCCACGCTGGTTCAGACCGCGGCGCAGGTCGACGCAGCCAACTGA
- a CDS encoding TIGR03564 family F420-dependent LLM class oxidoreductase: MQVSMFGQLSGSGSESPIDATIANLAMLRDEGFKRVWMSQLPYEPDLFEVLAIALHEVDTIEVASGVVPIQNLHPMLMAQRALTLSLASGGRFTLGLGMTHQAVTEGMWGIPWDKPVRRLNEYLDGLLPLLAGEAADAAGETVTTRGALMISGAPRPEVYIAALGPQLLKIAGRRTSGTCTWMTGPKTLAEHVGPALREAAEGAGRSDAVRVAASLPISVTDDVDAARAQAAEQFAVYGHLPSYRAMLDREGYAGPQDAAIIGDEETVRGRLDELAAAGVDEYVAATFDPSPEGRARTRALLRAYDA; this comes from the coding sequence ATGCAGGTAAGCATGTTCGGGCAACTCAGCGGATCGGGCAGCGAGTCACCGATCGACGCGACGATCGCCAACCTGGCAATGTTGCGCGACGAAGGCTTCAAGCGGGTGTGGATGAGCCAATTGCCCTACGAGCCAGATCTTTTCGAGGTACTCGCGATCGCCCTGCATGAGGTCGACACCATCGAAGTGGCGAGCGGGGTGGTGCCGATCCAGAACCTGCATCCGATGCTCATGGCGCAGCGCGCCCTCACCCTGAGTCTCGCCTCGGGCGGCCGATTCACGTTGGGGCTGGGGATGACCCATCAAGCGGTCACCGAAGGGATGTGGGGGATCCCGTGGGACAAGCCGGTACGCCGACTCAACGAATACCTCGACGGGCTGTTGCCCCTGCTGGCCGGCGAGGCCGCCGACGCGGCAGGGGAGACGGTGACCACCCGCGGCGCTCTGATGATCTCCGGAGCACCTCGGCCCGAGGTCTACATCGCAGCCCTCGGTCCGCAGCTGTTGAAGATCGCCGGCCGGCGGACTTCGGGAACCTGCACGTGGATGACAGGTCCGAAGACACTGGCCGAGCATGTCGGACCGGCATTGCGTGAGGCCGCGGAGGGCGCCGGGCGAAGCGACGCGGTCCGGGTCGCCGCGTCGCTTCCGATCAGCGTCACAGACGACGTCGACGCGGCCCGCGCGCAGGCGGCCGAACAGTTCGCCGTCTACGGTCACCTGCCGTCGTACCGCGCGATGCTCGACCGCGAGGGCTATGCCGGCCCGCAGGATGCCGCCATCATCGGGGACGAGGAGACGGTGCGTGGCCGGCTCGACGAACTGGCGGCGGCCGGTGTCGACGAGTACGTCGCCGCGACCTTCGATCCGTCACCGGAGGGCCGGGCCCGCACTCGGGCCCTGTTGCGCGCCTACGACGCGTAG